A window from Podospora bellae-mahoneyi strain CBS 112042 chromosome 1 map unlocalized CBS112042p_1, whole genome shotgun sequence encodes these proteins:
- the SPT8 gene encoding Transcription factor spt8 (BUSCO:EOG092614UB; EggNog:ENOG503NUEF; COG:S): MDDDYATSENEADELMEEVEDIEADNDAEDDNENDDDEQDDEEEAEGDAEGEPEPEPENEAYDNSQSAPDGAGTTRDGGDDHHHQHPGTRRASAASGSVSGGMKYRPVIRPEYTTAAFYDIVPTMAAPQATSINAIAITPDQRYWMTGGSDGYVRKYDGIGTINGKQQLTVAQRHPFVDSVVKAGILMGYWGNEEPLPPGARAEEAVLSPVYSLAVHSEALWLLSGLESGGINLYSVRHDEGKRIVCLREGGHTNAVSVLQLAPDEKSVLSGSWDKTCLDWDLNNGQIIRRFDGSTSQISAIELRPTGAAPIPAEASEVMVQSDTFQSNNDKPPIGNFYSTAPGGGMMGASATAQPDGAENTVSPEHESLFGSPAGSLFGDNETIGGGGGAFGDDDDNEFSRAMDMEMNNHSNGMGQSTDFSLDDVDMSNAPPLDVTSTDPSQQDTNPIDTNTAPPPAQNGITTNPADANTVSETSSHTLQGSNNTNNLDESITMSLDFSTTTDPPPNNPPSSTQQTADTSLPDAPSQPQPPTISFATSTAQDPSTSNPSTFLSASIDGTLRIWDKRVPEPVARINNRRGVPPWCMGACWSLSGNEIYTGRRNGTVEEFSIHKASSSWQPERVLKLPNGSGAVSAVRPMPNGRHIICASHDILRLYDLQYDTDLKAQKHSKVPFTIVPGPPRAGVISCLYIDPTSRIMISAAGTRGWDGASTEVLVGYEIHANN; this comes from the coding sequence ATGGACGACGATTACGCGACCTCCGAGAACGAGGCCGACGAACTCATGGAGGAAGTCGAAGACATCGAAGCCGACAACGACGCCGAAGACGATAACGAgaacgacgatgacgagcaagacgacgaggaggaagctgaaggcgacgccgagggcgagccagaaccagaaccCGAGAATGAAGCTTATGATAATTCCCAGTCTGCCCCCGATGGTGCCGGCACAACACgcgacggcggcgacgatcaccaccaccaacacccggGGACTAGACGCGCCTCTGCCGCGAGCGGGAGTGTGTCGGGGGGGATGAAGTACCGGCCGGTGATACGGCCAGAGTATACGACCGCTGCGTTTTACGATATTGTGCCTACCATGGCAGCGCCGCAGGCGACGAGCATTAATGCTATTGCTATCACACCGGATCAGAGGTATTGGATGACGGGGGGGTCGGATGGGTATGTGAGGAAGTATGATGGGATTGGGACCATCAATGGGAAGCAACAGTTGACGGTTGCGCAGAGGCACCCTTTTGTCGACAGTGTGGTCAAGGCGGGGATCTTGATGGGGTATTGGGGGAATGAGGagccgctgccgccggggGCGAGGGCTGAGGAGGCAGTGTTATCCCCGGTGTATAGCTTGGCTGTTCACAGCGAGgcgttgtggttgttgagcgGGTTGGAGAGTGGTGGGATTAACTTGTATAGTGTCAGGCATGACGAGGGTAAGAGGATTGTCTGCCTGCGGGAGGGAGGGCATACCAATGCTGTCAGCGTGTTGCAGCTGGCTCCAGATGAGAAGAGTGTCTTgagtgggagttgggacAAGACATGTTTGGATTGGGATCTCAATAACGGGCAGATTATCCGGAGGTTTGATGGCAGTACCAGTCAGATTTCGGCTATCGAGCTCCGGCCTACTGGCGCGGCTCCGATCCCAGCGGAAGCAAGCGAGGTGATGGTCCAGAGCGATACATTTCAGAGCAACAACGACAAGCCACCAATCGGCAACTTTTATAGCACTGCGCCTGGTGGAGGGATGATGGGTGCCAGTGCGACGGCACAGCCAGATGGTGCGGAAAACACGGTGTCGCCTGAGCACGAGTCTCTGTTTGGCAGTCCAGCGGGTTCTCTGTTTGGCGACAACGAAACAAtaggaggcggaggtggtgcctttggtgatgatgatgacaacgAGTTCTCACGTGCGATGGACATGGAAAtgaacaaccacagcaacggCATGGGCCAATCAACCGACTTTTCCCTCGACGACGTCGACATGTCCAATGCTCCCCCTCTAGATGTCACCAGTACCGATCCCAGCCAACAAGATACCAACCCAATAGACACCAATacagcaccacctccagcccAAAACGGCATCACCACGAACCCAGCGGATGCCAACACCGTATCCGAAACCAGCAGTCACACCCTCCaaggcagcaacaacaccaataACCTAGACGAAAGCATAACAATGTCGCTTgacttctccaccaccaccgacccgCCCCctaacaaccccccctcttccacccaacAAACGGCCGACACCTCGCTCCCCGACGCCCCttcccaaccacaaccccctaCAATCTCCTTTGCTACCTCCACCGCCCAGGACCCCTCGACCTCCAACCCGTCaaccttcctctccgcctccatAGACGGCACACTCCGCATCTGGGACAAACGCGTCCCCGAACCCGTAGCCCGGATCAACAACCGCCGCGGCGTTCCCCCTTGGTGCATGGGCGCCTGCTGGTCCCTCTCAGGCAACGAGATCTACACCGGCCGCCGCAACGGAACAGTGGAGGAATTCTCCATCCACAAggcttcttcgtcttggCAGCCAGAACGGGTTCTCAAGCTCCCCAACGGCTCCGGCGCCGTGTCTGCGGTGAGGCCGATGCCCAACGGGCGGCACATCATCTGCGCCAGTCATGATATTCTCAGGCTGTATGACTTGCAGTATGACACCGACCTGAAAGCGCAAAAGCACAGCAAAGTTCCGTTCACGATCGTTCCGGGGCCGCCGAGGGCAGGCGTGATCAGCTGCTTGTATATAGATCCTACTTCCCGGATCATGATCTCGGCCGCGGGGAcgagggggtgggatggggcgAGTACCGAGGTGCTGGTGGGTTATGAGATTCATGCGAATAACTGA
- a CDS encoding uncharacterized protein (COG:I; EggNog:ENOG503NZ3I) — translation MGDASTPRPSCVPLTCHGHSRPVPHISFSPLENQDIYYMISACKDGNPMLRDGQTGDWIGTFLGHKGAVWQGRLSPDATTAATASADFTAKVWDTHTGELLYVLQHDHIVRAVAYPFDQSRMLATGGFEKKLRIFDLQEQPPTSEGAASPVTIPTSQAFEIGEGVHTQPIKFIVWAKDPSVLITASGDTLRWFDLPTRQCTRAIKLEAEIKSCELVSLAPSHSSPTDIGGGQPVLAVAAGKTACFWGGLKAQDELKQFKLSHGIASVGLDLKGRKFVVGEEPGTWAHVYSWEDGKELDVHKGHHGPIWSIAFSPDGNLYATGSEDGTIKMWKNCEGFYGLWRGGAPGSSAD, via the exons ATGGGTGACGCTTCGACCCCCCGTCCATCATGTGTCCCGTTGACCTGCCACGGTCACTCGCGCCCAGTTCCCCATATCAGCTTCTCTCCGTTGGAAAATCAGGACATTTACTACATGATTTCTGCCTGCAAGG ATGGTAACCCCATGCTTCGTGATGGACAGACCGGCGACTGGATAGGTACCTTCCTTGGCCACAAGGGTGCGGTATGGCAAGGTAGACTCAGCCCAGATGCCACGACTGCCGCAACTGCCTCTGCAGACTTTACCGCCAAGGTCTGGGATACACATACCGGCGAGCTGCTGTATGTTCTTCAGCATGATCATATCGTCCGCGCCGTTGCCTACCCCTTCGACCAGTCCAGGATGCTTGCCACCGGAGGCTTCGAGAAGAAGCTCCGCATCTTTGACTTGCAGGAGCAGCCACCCACGTCCGAGGGCGCCGCTAGCCCGGTTACTATCCCGACTTCCCAAGCGTTTGAAATCGGCGAAGGTGTGCATACACAGCCGATCAAGTTTATTGTCTGGGCCAAGGACCCCAGCGTGCTGATTACGGCCTCGGGAGACACGCTTCGATGGTTTGATTTGCCTACCAGGCAGTGCACACGTGCCATCAAACTCGAAGCCGAGATCAAGTCTTGCGAACTTGTCTCTCTTGCGCCATCGCACAGCTCCCCCACTGATATTGGCGGTGGTCAGCCCGTGCttgcggttgctgctggcaAGACCGCCTGCTTTTGGGGCGGGCTGAAGGCGCAAGATGAGCTCAAGCAGTTCAAGCTGTCCCATGGCATTGCTAGTGTGGGCCTGGATCTTAAAGGCAGGAAAtttgtggtgggagaagaacCTGGAACCTGGGCACATGTTTACAGCTGGGAGGATGGCAAGGAGCTGGATGTCCACAAGGGTCACCACGGTCCCATCTGGTCCATTGCTTTCTCTCCAGATGGAAACCTGTATGCCACAGGGTCCGAGGATGGAACCATCAAAATGTGGAAGAACTGCGAGGGGTTCTATGGTctttggagaggaggggcgCCGGGTAGTAGTGCCGATTAG
- the lub1 gene encoding WD repeat protein Lub1 (EggNog:ENOG503NUQN; COG:I; BUSCO:EOG09261B3Q): MPDFKLSAQLKGHEADVRAVAFPSANLVVSTSRDRTVRLWRKTAPQPPTFDETIASQGHGYINSVAFLPPSSEWPEGLVISAGYEAIIEVRRPSLTSTDNADRLLVGHGHNVCTLDVSPAGKYLVSGGWDGKAIIWRTDKWEQAAQLAHDGEVKTIWTVLAFDENTVITGSADAHIRIYDIRKVNNNNEVEPRRTLTTNSVVRALCKLPTGLKKHPSGADFASADNDGIIRLWKLDGTEVGELRGHDSFIYSLACLPNGEIVSGGEDRTVRVWKGSECVQTITHPAISVWTVAVCPENGDIVSGASDHTVRVFTRNPDRAADAEALVQFEEAVRTSAIPQQQLGPSINKEQLDPHTWLQTNVGQKDGQVKTVLEENGTIGAYQWSRGEQRWIHVGTVVDSTGSTGRKVPYNGQEYDYVFDVDIKEGAPPLKLPYNLSQNPYEAATKFLGDNELPISYLDQVAQFITSNTQGATIGQSSGLADPYGTEAQSAADQSSQPSTKFLPHTDYLALTVAKSEPVLKKLKSLNEKHILAGNKRISMNPSGLNVVEHALQATMGVQAASQKGKLPPALNDATQIVLSIATQWPYSDRLPALDALRCLVTWPGVATVTDPRGGDIANTALRSALDVQSPIQTDTPLTELAHGVDVSTVNPNNVMMALRTITNLFTTLEGRQLVTSDATNITTVLGRIAGLGEGLSPIGAENNNVQIALTSAIFNFACLGFNERSTVNFTVISNICEIAAAVISRQRDAEVLFRAVMTLGMVLSTGGQAQQVAKALEVGEAIGEAAKKSGEERIKSLAKECYGYLRQ; this comes from the exons ATGCCGGACTTCAAGCTCTCGGCCCAACTGAAGGGGCACGAAGCTGAT GTTCGTGCCGTTGCGTTCCCTTCCGCGAATCTCGTTGTCTCGACCTCCCGCGATAGAACCGTCCGTCTCTGGCGCAAGACTGCCCCGCAACCCCCGACATTTGATGAAACTATCGCCAGCCAGGGACATGGCTATATCAACTCGGTTGCTTTCTTGCCGCCATCTTCGGAGTGGCCCGAGGGCCTAGTCATTTCCGCCGGGTACGAGGCCATCATCGAAGTCAGGCGCCCAAGCCTAACTTCAACCGACAATGCCGATCGCCTTCTCGTAGGCCATGGCCACAACGTCTGCACCCTTGATGTTTCTCCAGCCGGGAAATATCTGGTGTCCGGAGGGTGGGATGGCAAAGCCATCATTTGGAGAACGGACAAGTGGGAGCAGGCTGCCCAGCTTGcccatgatggtgaagtgAAGACCATCTGGACGGTCTTGGCATTCGATGAGAACACGGTCATTACTGGCAGTGCCGATGCCCACATCCGCATCTATGACATTCGAAAGGTCAACAATAACAACGAAGTAGAACCAAGACGCACTCTCACAACCAATTCCGTTGTGCGCGCCTTGTGCAAACTTCCAACTGGTCTGAAGAAGCACCCAAGTGGGGCCGACTTCGCCAGCGCCGACAATGACGGCATCATCAGGCTGTGGAAGTTAGACGGTACGGAGGTCGGAGAATTGCGTGGCCACGATAGCTTCATCTACTCCCTCGCTTGTCTTCCCAACGGCGAGATTgtcagtggtggtgaggaccGAACAGTCCGGGTATGGAAGGGGTCAGAGTGTGTCCAGACAATCACGCACCCTGCGATCTCAGTATGGACGGTAGCCGTGTGCCCTGAGAATGGAGACATTGTGTCAGGTGCCAGTGACCATACAGTCCGAGTTTTTACCCGTAACCCGGACCGGGCGGCGGATGCTGAGGCTTTGGTCCAGTTCGAGGAGGCTGTTCGTACATCGGCGataccacaacagcagctcGGGCCTTCGATCAATAAGGAACAGCTGGATCCCCACACTTGGCTCCAAACCAACGTGGGCCAGAAAGATGGGCAAGTGAAGACGGTTTTGGAGGAGAATGGCACAATCGGTGCCTACCAGTGGTCACGAG GTGAGCAGCGATGGATCCATGTCGGCACAGTCGTCGACTCGACTGGCAGCACCGGCCGCAAGGTTCCATATAACGGCCAAGAATACGACTATGTTTTCGACGTTGATATCAAGGAGGGGGCACCGCCACTCAAGCTCCCTTACAACCTTTCTCAAAACCCTTACGAGGCAGCAACCAAGTTCTTGGGTGACAACGAGCTGCCAATATCATATCTCGACCAAGTGGCCCAATTTATCACTTCGAATACCCAAGGTGCGACGATTGGCCAATCCTCAGGGTTGGCTGATCCATATGGGACAGAAGCCCAGTCCGCAGCTGATCAATCATCACAACCGTCGACCAAGTTCTTGCCGCATACAGACTACCTCGCCCTTACGGTAGCCAAGTCTGAGCCtgtgttgaagaagctcaaaaGCCTTAATGAGAAGCATATCCTTGCTGGCAATAAGCGCATTTCCATGAACCCGAGTGGCCTCAACGTTGTCGAGCATGCTCTCCAAGCTACCATGGGAGTGCAAGCTGCGAGTCAGAAGGGGAAGTTACCCCCAGCGCTCAACGACGCGACCCAGATTGTTTTGAGCATCGCCACACAGTGGCCGTACAGCGATCGACTTCCTGCTCTCGACGCACTTCGGTGCTTAGTCACCTGGCCGGGTGTCGCCACTGTGACCGATCCCAGAGGCGGCGATATCGCTAACACTGCGCTCAGAAGCGCGCTCGATGTTCAGTCACCAATTCAAACCGACACCCCTTTAACCGAGTTAGCTCACGGGGTTGATGTTTCTAccgtcaaccccaacaaTGTCATGATGGCACTCCGGACCATTACCAACCTGTTCACTACACTCGAGGGGAGACAGCTGGTCACATCGGACGCTACCAACATTACGACCGTGCTCGGCAGAATTGCTGGTCTCGGAGAAGGCCTAAGTCCCATTGGGGCAGAGAACAACAACGTCCAAATCGCCTTGACGTCCGCAATTTTCAACTTTGCTTGCTTGGGCTTCAACGAACGCAGCACGGTCAACTTCACcgtcatctccaacatctGTGAGATTGCTGCGGCTGTTATCAGCAGACAGAGGGATGCTGAGGTCCTCTTCCGCGCAGTCATGACGCTTGGCATGGTTCTTTCCACCGGTGGCCAGGCCCAACAGGTAGCCAAGGCcctcgaggttggggaggcgaTTGGTGAAGCGGCCAAGAAGtcgggagaggagaggatcaAGTCGTTGGCAAAGGAGTGCTATGGTTATCTGAGGCAATAA
- a CDS encoding uncharacterized protein (EggNog:ENOG503P23M): MLTSTFLTALTTAAVASAHIVITYPGWRGNNLITNKTFPYGMQWMYPCGGMEVTTNRTYWSTKGGAIAFQPGWFQGHATAMVYVNMGFGTEGPEDGPPGGPPNMSFPMVPPFQLLGPSKNPYPGTVCLPQVPLPVNATVKAGDNATIQVVELAVHGAALYSCVDITFVEPGDSRLAEVNETNCFNSTDIGVADVYTLTLRASGQGAVNLTSDAARSMTISGSTLAWLGYVPLALGGLWALL, encoded by the exons ATGCTCACATCAACGTTTCTCACGGCTCTGACAACAGCCGCTGTCGCCTCTGCTCACATTGTCATCACATATCCAGGATGGAGaggcaacaacctcatcaccaacaaaaccttCCCATACGGCATGCAATGGATGTATCCAT GTGGCGGCATGGAAGTAACAACAAACCGAACCTACTGGTCAACAAAAGGCGGCGCCATCGCCTTCCAACCCGGCTGGTTCCAAGGCCACGCAACAGCAATGGTCTACGTCAACATGGGTTTCGGTACTGAAGGCCCCGAAGATGGACCACCGGGCGGTCCCCCCAACATGTCTTTCCCCATGgttccccccttccaactcctcggCCCATCAAAGAACCCGTATCCCGGCACCGTCTGCCTCCCTCAAGTACCACTGCCAGTGAACGCGACGGTCAAGGCTGGCGACAATGCCACAATTCAGGTTGTTGAGTTGGCCGTACATGGCGCTGCTCTCTACTCG TGCGTCGACATCACATTTGTCGAACCAGGCGATTCGAGACTGGCCGAGGTCAACGAGACCAACTGCTTCAACAGCACCGACATCGGCGTCGCGGACGTGTACACCCTCACCCTTCGGGCTTCCGGACAAGGAGCGGTCAACCTCACCAGTGACGCGGCACGATCTATGACTATCAGCGGCTCAACTCTTGCATGGCTCGGCTACGTCCCACTCGCTCTCGGCGGTTTGTGGGCGCTGCTATGA
- a CDS encoding uncharacterized protein (EggNog:ENOG503P5RK; COG:S), which produces MADTGAEWNQVKRKGRKLRHVSKPVADEKAPSDNLQPNPNPEYSIGDLSKYHGGVTRKFEQSACWQKLERLLDSALSSRQQLPRITRAVCLGTGPYDPADGSSQARWTAHMQTAAFCAIINTIRSKTNQEIKCFIQEPRFTQIDKEFCSKLDLEAVDSPAGFDLVDENTLLYAIHLELEICNLAMRKSLPTVFIGTGLDEWLRVVDGTKERPGHLHRFFKLEDNYHKLPFPDLDYIFSSTSIYLREDQQTHDVCERGPIEEAGKEEVGQQDTEKKGDEKTESKTKSQSLEDQDTATKSDIDSLRLDKLVT; this is translated from the exons ATGGCTGACACCGGAGCCGAGTGGAATCAGGTCAAGCGGAAAGGCAGAAAACTTCGCCATGTATCCAAGCCAGTGGCTGATGAGAAGGCTCCTTCGGACAATCTGCAGCCAAACCCAAATCCAGAATACTCTATTGGTGATCTCTCAAAATACCACGGCGGTGTGACCAGAAAATTCGAGCAGTCTGCATGCTGGCAGAAACTAGAGAGACTCCTCGACTCGGCTCTCTCATCACGCCAACAACTACCACGCATTACCAGGGCAGTGTGTCTAGGGACAGGACCATATGATCCAGCCGATGGCAGTTCTCAAGCAAGGTGGACAGCTCACATGCAGACAGCTGCATTCTGTGCCATTATCAATACAATTC GATCTAAAACAAACCAAGAAATCAAGTGTTTCATTCAAGAGCCCCGATTTACACAAATTGATAAGGAATTCTGCAGCAAACTCGATCTCGAGGCCGTTGACAGTCCAGCTGGATtcgatcttgttgatgagaacACACTGCTCTATGCCATACATCTCGAACTTGAAATCTGCAACCTGGCCATGAGAAAATCTCTGCCGACCGTTTTCATTGGTACCGGCTTGGATGAATGGCTACGGGTGGTAGATGGCACCAAGGAGAGACCAGGGCATCTCCATCGTTTTTTCAAGTTGGAGGACAACTATCACAAGCTCCCTTTTCCGGATCTCGATTACATTTTCTCAAGCACCAGCATATACCTGAGAGAAGATCAACAGACACACGATGTGTGTGAGCGAGGCCCTATCGAGGAGgcgggaaaagaagaagtggGCCAACAAGATACTGAAAAGAAAGGGGATGAAAAGACTGAGAGCAAAACGAAATCTCAGTCTTTGGAAGATCAAGACACTGCTACCAAGAGCGATATCGATTCTCTGAGGCTTGATAAGCTTGTGACTTAA
- a CDS encoding uncharacterized protein (EggNog:ENOG503PF01), which yields MTEPSARQGTPSHPDDIANTNDNDHIQHRVRFAEEGPEPVIYQHNPRRLQDDEPSPPPGPAVFWDENESIAPARNQDRNSIANTADTANLAQYTFYREPTPPPYRPDEKGYGNDAASGRIALASSAGGIPESERRLHLQPQRSNWSDDETMSPVARRKLLWIIIAVAIVIMIGVAVGVGVGVGVTMARKSAEAQEQAESSTTPPVSVIGSSPTPTPSATLNPDPSVTSSTSSDAHTSSTVSSSTLSVPYRPPNPHSDCPAANNTMYQVPGSHKRFLRLCGIDYHGSTSARDLTHMYTASMADCMNSCASFDQCTAVGWGFLPGDTGKEHRCYMKTDLKTGHAATTDWCFAMLQ from the coding sequence ATGACGGAGCCCTCAGCGCGCCAGGGAACCCCGTCCCACCCTGACGACAtcgccaacaccaacgacaacgaccacATCCAACACCGTGTACGGTTTGCTGAGGAGGGCCCAGAACCTGTCATCTACCAGCACAACCCAAGACGACTCCAAGATGACGAGCCTTCACCGCCACCAGGTCCGGCTGTGTTTTGGGATGAGAACGAAAGCATCGCTCCAGCTCGGAACCAAGATCGGAACAGCATTGCGAACACGGCCGATACAGCAAACCTAGCTCAGTATACCTTCTACCGCGAGCCCACACCTCCGCCATACAGGCCGGATGAGAAGGGGTATGGGAATGATGCCGCCAGCGGCAGGATAGCTCTGGCATCCAGCGCCGGAGGAATTCCCGAAAGCGAACGTCGgcttcatcttcaaccccAGAGGAGCAACTGGAGCGATGACGAGACAATGAGCCCAGTCGCCAGGAGAAAGCTTCTCTGGATTATCATCGCGGTTGCAATCGTGATTATGATAGGCGTTGCCGTGGGCGTGggcgttggcgttggcgtaACAATGGCTCGCAAGTCTGCGGAAGCTCAGGAACAGGCCGAGTCCTCCACCACGCCGCCAGTCTCGGTGATAGGCTCCAGTCCCACGCCAACACCGTCAGCAACACTCAATCCTGACCCCTCCGTTACATCATCGACATCTTCAGACGCACACACTTCTTCAACAGTCTCTTCCTCTACGCTCAGTGTCCCTTACCGACCGCCAAACCCTCATTCTGACTGCCCTGCGGCAAACAACACCATGTATCAAGTCCCGGGCTCCCACAAACGCTTCCTTCGCCTCTGCGGCATCGATTACCACGGAAGCACCTCTGCTCGTGATCTAACCCACATGTACACGGCCTCCATGGCGGATTGCATGAACAGCTGCGCTTCGTTTGACCAGTGCACTGCCGTCGGATGGGGGTTTCTCCCCGGCGACACGGGCAAGGAGCACCGCTGCTACATGAAGACCGACCTCAAGACCGGCCATGCGGCAACAACCGATTGGTGTTTTGCCATGCTACAATAA
- a CDS encoding uncharacterized protein (EggNog:ENOG503P3XZ), with amino-acid sequence MAMGHLPEMAILRRFRALSAEDLLYQQAELQGLEERLSRYQAKDKHSDHEDRKTYALDWDTLQRSGADDAANGNVSAQWDTILKIRPGLKEYHEALIRHRQVLDLGPAIPRQVKAVQSWTERPDRRNIYLLGPDRNIWEDPTFREDLTSLEVPSEEQAFTNSFTIGLVH; translated from the coding sequence ATGGCCATGGGACACCTCCCCGAGATGGCTATTCTAAGACGTTTCCGGGCGCTGTCTGCTGAAGATCTTCTTTATCAACAAGCTGAGCTCCAAGGGTTGGAAGAAAGACTCAGTCGATATCAAGCAAAAGACAAACACTCGGATCATGAGGACCGTAAAACCTATGCTTTGGATTGGGATACTCTTCAACGCTCTGGTGCCGATGATGCCGCCAACGGAAATGTTAGTGCTCAATGGGACACTATCTTGAAGATTCGACCGGGATTAAAGGAATACCACGAAGCTCTCATCCGTCATCGCCAGGTACTTGATCTTGGACCTGCGATTCCCCGCCAGGTCAAAGCAGTTCAAAGTTGGACGGAGCGACCAGATAGGCGCAACATATACTTACTCGGTCCCGACCGAAATATCTGGGAGGATCCCACGTTCCGAGAAGATTTGACATCGCTCGAAGTGCCATCAGAAGAGCAAGCCTTTACCAACTCATTTACCATAGGGCTGGTTCATTAG
- a CDS encoding uncharacterized protein (EggNog:ENOG503PG7Y), with translation MRLITPRENPVAIPAKLIPESIVNATALGVDVWGPVPDDATKGDGFYTATPGTLGWAWIRAQQDLGSYEEDVLESRGLLPSAAVEKRQTTSILLKRGPYKGDRSQTWHGTINGPTQAGICWQIASTTCFEMKQT, from the exons ATGAGATTAATTACTCCCAGGGAGAATCCCGTTGCTATTCCAGCCAAGCTCATTCCCGAGTCAATCGTCAACGCCACCGCcttgggtgttgatgtttgggGTCCAGTCCCTGACGATGCTACAAAAGGTGACGGATTCTACACCGCTACGCCAGGAACCCTCGGCTGGGCCTGGATTCGTGCGCAGCAAGACCTCGGTTCATATGAGGAGGACGTGCTTGAGTCTAGGGGGCTGCTGCCGTCCGCTGCCGTTGAAAAGCGCCAAACCACAAGCATCCTG CTGAAACGCGGCCCGTACAAGGGTGACAGATCCCAGACGTGGCATGGAACCATCAACGGCCCCACCCAAG CCGGTATATGCTGGCAGATTGCATCCACCACCTGCTTCGAGATGAAGCAGACTTGA
- a CDS encoding uncharacterized protein (EggNog:ENOG503NY9Z; COG:S), with product MSSAIVCGATGILGREIVYRLASNPTKWKTIHALSRSKKDDYPSNVVHNHIDLLHSAEDMAKDLASVSGEYVFFAAYMQKDSEEENWKVNGDMLANFLRALTLTGAAKSIKRILLVTGCKQYGVHLGRAKNPMMESDPWLTDQNIYPPNFYYRQQDILHDFCKANPHIGWNVTYPNDVIGFANGNFMNLASGLGIYAAVCKEQGRKLAFPGNEGFYSGFDCYTSSKLHAEFCEWVVCEDKTRNEAFNVVNGDVQTWEDMWPRLARRFGMEVDQGQFQQEVGELAGKVEMNEVPPIKAWEKELGLEGRVKKNMLSQRVSLVKWAQQEDVEKAWKRLAEREGLQKDGLEKGTWAFVDFELGRDFDLVISMSKAREFGWTGYQDTWKAFSDVFGELEAAKVLPKSHK from the exons ATGTCCTCAGCAATCGTGTGCGGCGCAACCG GCATTCTCGGCCGAGAAATCGTCTACCGCCTCGCCTCCAACCCTACAAAATGGAAAACGATCCacgccctctcccgctccaaAAAAGACGACTACCCCTCCAACGTAGTCCACAACCAcatcgacctcctccactcAGCCGAAGACATGGCCAAAGACCTTGCCTCCGTCTCAGGCGAATACGTCTTCTTCGCAGCCTACATGCAAAAGGACAGCGAGGAAGAAAACTGGAAAGTCAACGGCGACATGCTCGCCAACTTCCTCCGCGCGCTCACCCTCACCGGTGCCGCCAAATCCATCAAGCggatcctcctcgtcacGGGGTGCAAGCAATACGGCGTCCACCTCGGCCGCGCCAAGAACCCGATGATGGAATCTGACCCCTGGCTTACGGACCAGAACATCTACCCGCCCAACTTTTACTACAGACAGCAAGATATCCTCCATGATTTCTGCAAGGCTAACCCCCATATTGGATGGAACGTCACTTACCCTAATGATGTGATCGGTTTTGCGAACGGGAACTTTATGAACCTGGCTTCCGGACTGGGGATTTACGCTGCTGTTTGCAAGGAGCAAGGGAGGAAACTGGCTTTTCCTGGGAATGAGGGGTTTTACTCGGGTTTTGACTGCTACACTAGCTCCAAGCTCCACGCGGAATTCTGCGAGTGGGTTGTGTGCGAGGACAAGACGAGGAATGAGGCGTTTAATGTGGTGAATGGGGATGTGCAGACTTGGGAGGATATGTGGCCCAGGCTGGCGAGGAGATTTGGGATGGAGGTTGATCAGGGACAGTTTCAACAAGAGGTTGGGGAATTGGCAGGGAAAGTTGAGATGAATGAGGTGCCGCCTATTAAGgcttgggagaaggagttggggttggaggggagggtgaagaagaacatGCTGAGTCAGAGGGTGAGTTTGGTCAAGTGGGCGCAGCAGGAGGATGTCGAAAAGGcgtggaagaggttggcggagagggaAGGGTTGCAGAAGGATGGGTTAGAGAAGGGGACGTGGGCGTTTGTGGATTTTGAGCTGGGGAGGGATTTCGATCTGGTGATTAGTATGAGTAAGGCGAGGGAGTTTGGGTGGACTGG ATATCAAGATACATGGAAGGCATTCTCGGATGTGTTCGGTGAGCTTGAAGCTGCGAAGGTGCTGCCAAAGAGTCATAAATGA